From a region of the Ostrinia nubilalis chromosome 18, ilOstNubi1.1, whole genome shotgun sequence genome:
- the LOC135080860 gene encoding vitellogenic carboxypeptidase-like, with product MLLVCTLLLFVSGSAFCRGVAPLASTEEDGPLILTPLIEKGEIDKARSLSTVDPTLFTGIKSHSGFITVNKTAASHLFFWYFPVEEKKLEETPLVIWLQGGPGASSLFGLFKEIGPLQYENGKVKKMPITWAREYSLLFIDNPVGAGFSFSEHNTYVTNEDEVGAGLLSFVQQFLSVFSELRDAPLFIAGESYAGKYIPAFGHYIHHNNVNNRDKSQHINLKGLAIGDGWTDPPTLLQYSEFGLQIGYLDPNQAAQVKAFEDSAKKAYKDGDLETYKKEASAALDHFFKIATILNPYNYIDDEVPGIEYNKFLNREEVKKALHVGRTNFTNINFDVYFAMSDDFYLSVKPWLEELLENKYPVLGYSGQLDVIVAYPLSVNTYQSLKWSGADGYKKARRGLYDDTSRTPSVYLKKYANFMDVMVRGAGHMVPYDQPQAAIDVLTYFIDFALSGETTGDILKEYQSIRRPTSISLFNVQKTLDVDDWSNTNI from the exons ATGCTGCTGGTCTGCACTCTGCTGCTTTTTGTGAG CGGCAGTGCTTTCTGCCGAGGCGTAGCTCCTCTCGCCTCCACGGAGGAGGATGGGCCCTTAATACTTACGCCGCTAATCGAAAAGGGTGAAATAGACAAAGCCAGATCTCTGTCTACTGTAGACCCAACCTTATTCACTGGAATCAAGAGCCATTCCGGGTTTATAACTGTCAACAAGACAGCCGCCTCCCACTTGTTCTTCTGGTATTTCCCCGTTGAAGAGAAGAAATTAGAAGAAACGCCACTGGTGATTTGGTTGCAAGGCGGGCCAGGAGCTTCGTCTTTGTTTGGACTTTTTAAAGAAATCGGTCCGTTACAGTATGAAAATGGAAAAG TCAAAAAGATGCCCATTACTTGGGCAAGAGAGTACTCTTTGCTCTTCATCGATAATCCAGTCGGCGCCGGCTTCAGCTTTTCCGAACACAACACTTATGTTACAAACGAGGATGAG GTCGGTGCTGGTCTTCTGAGCTTCGTGCAACAATTCCTGTCGGTTTTCTCTGAACTAAGGGACGCACCTCTTTTTATCGCCGGGGAATCTTATGCCGGGAAATACATTCCTGCTTTTGGCCATTATATCCACCACAACAACGTCAACAACCGCGATAAGTCCCAACACATCAATTTAAAA ggTTTAGCCATCGGAGACGGCTGGACTGATCCGCCAACGCTGTTGCAATACTCAGAATTCGGCTTACAAATTGGCTACTTAGACCCAAACCAAGCGGCACAAGTAAAAGCCTTTGAAGATTCTGCTAAAAAAGCTTACAAAGATGGTGATTTGGAAACTTACAAAAAA GAAGCCAGTGCTGCTTTggatcatttttttaaaatcgctACGATACTCAATCCTTATAATTATATAGATGACGAAGTACCAGGAATTGAATATAACAAGTTTCTAAACAGGGAAGAAGTAAAAAAAGCACTTCATGTGGGACGTACCAATTTCACAAATATTAACTTTGACGTTTATTTTGCAATGTCAGATGACTTTTATTTATCTGTGAAGCCGTGGCTAGAGGAACTACTTGAAAATAAGTACCCCGTCCTGGGTTACAG TGGCCAATTGGATGTCATCGTAGCTTATCCTCTATCTGTGAATACTTACCAAAGCCTGAAGTGGTCGGGGGCTGACGGGTACAAGAAAGCTCGCAGAGGACTTTATGATGATACAAGTAGAACACCATCAGT ATACCTGAAGAAATACGCCAACTTCATGGATGTGATGGTCCGAGGTGCCGGCCACATGGTCCCCTATGACCAACCACAGGCTGCTATAGATGTGCTGACATATTTTATAGACTTCGCTCTTTCTGGAGAAACAACAGGCGACATCCTTAAAGAATATCAATCTATACGACGACCTACGAGTATATCCTTATTCAACGTTCAAAAAACATTAGACGTTGATGACTGGTCTAACACTAACATTTAA